In a genomic window of Nostoc sp. UHCC 0870:
- the nusB gene encoding transcription antitermination factor NusB, whose translation MQDRKPQQIARELALLSLSQLPVNPKKLTEEHLPKLVLATVRTLRAEVQDSLDNATGELQRSHDRLLTSETRASDLNTARTMLKEAIECTQTAINQLGAALEFPELIQLANQDREVGKYAIKLVQIINEHRIIIDEQISLALVDWQVTRLAQIDRDILRIAVSEMLFFNLPDRVAINEAVELAKRYSGDEGHRFINGVLRRVTEQKQPA comes from the coding sequence ATGCAAGACCGTAAACCTCAACAAATAGCCCGTGAACTGGCACTTTTAAGCCTGAGCCAGTTACCAGTTAATCCCAAAAAATTGACTGAAGAACACCTACCCAAGCTGGTGTTAGCAACAGTCCGTACCCTTAGAGCAGAAGTACAAGATAGCTTAGACAACGCCACTGGGGAGCTACAACGCAGTCACGATCGCCTTTTAACTAGTGAAACTCGCGCCTCTGACTTGAATACTGCCAGAACTATGCTCAAAGAGGCGATCGAATGTACCCAAACGGCCATTAATCAGTTAGGCGCAGCCCTAGAGTTTCCTGAATTAATTCAGCTAGCCAATCAGGATCGGGAAGTCGGTAAATATGCCATCAAACTTGTCCAAATCATCAACGAACATCGCATTATCATTGATGAACAAATTTCCTTGGCTTTAGTAGATTGGCAAGTTACCCGTTTAGCCCAAATTGATCGGGATATTCTGCGAATTGCTGTGTCAGAAATGCTCTTCTTCAATCTCCCAGATAGAGTAGCCATTAATGAAGCTGTAGAGCTAGCAAAACGCTACAGTGGCGATGAAGGCCATAGGTTTATTAACGGTGTTCTGCGCCGAGTCACAGAGCAAAAACAACCTGCATAG
- a CDS encoding TIGR04282 family arsenosugar biosynthesis glycosyltransferase, with product MLKPIKTAKQHLIIFTRYPEPGKTKTRMIPALGSLGAADLQRQMTEYTLSQAQALQNSISIEVRFAGGNLQLMQEWLGDSLLYQCQGEGDLGDRMARSLVESFQKNAAQVIIIGTDCPDANSQILAQASAQLQTFDLVLGPALDGGYYLIGLRRFIPELFININWGTAQVFQQTVDVAKKLNISYVCLPALSDIDRPEDLLIWERILATDDANIDKSNAQ from the coding sequence ATTCTGAAACCAATTAAAACTGCCAAACAGCACCTCATTATTTTTACGCGCTATCCAGAACCGGGGAAGACGAAAACCCGAATGATTCCAGCTTTGGGTAGTCTTGGTGCTGCTGACTTGCAACGACAGATGACTGAGTACACATTATCTCAGGCGCAAGCATTACAAAACAGTATATCTATAGAAGTGCGATTTGCTGGTGGTAATTTGCAACTGATGCAAGAGTGGTTAGGAGATAGCTTATTATACCAGTGTCAAGGCGAAGGGGATTTAGGCGATCGCATGGCGCGATCGCTCGTCGAGTCTTTCCAGAAAAATGCCGCACAAGTAATTATCATAGGTACAGATTGCCCTGACGCTAACTCTCAAATTCTGGCTCAAGCTTCTGCACAACTGCAAACTTTTGACTTAGTGTTAGGCCCAGCACTTGACGGGGGCTACTACTTGATTGGCTTGCGTCGGTTCATCCCGGAATTATTTATTAACATCAATTGGGGAACGGCTCAAGTTTTCCAACAAACTGTAGATGTCGCTAAAAAACTTAATATCTCGTATGTTTGCTTACCTGCATTGTCTGATATTGATCGTCCAGAGGATTTACTGATTTGGGAACGAATCTTAGCTACAGACGACGCTAACATTGATAAAAGCAATGCACAATAG
- a CDS encoding DUF502 domain-containing protein — protein sequence MNTNKETSTILKKENRGLGIDRLKQDLKNDLIAGLLVVIPLATTIWLTITIANWVINFLTQVPKQLNPFDGLHPILVNFLNLAVGLAVPLLSILLIGLMARNIAGRWLLDFGERLLQAIPLAGQVYKTLKQLLETLLKDSNNKFRRVILVEYPRKGIWAIAFVTGAIGNEIQAQMSRPMLSIFIPSTPNPTTGWYAVVPEDDVVNLSISVEDAFKVIVSGGIVTPNTPLSPLAIAKEQKLEKSTTDIQHPIIPIEET from the coding sequence ATGAATACGAATAAAGAAACTTCCACTATTCTAAAGAAGGAGAATAGGGGCTTGGGAATTGACCGTCTAAAACAGGACTTGAAGAATGACTTAATTGCTGGGTTGTTGGTAGTGATTCCACTAGCAACGACTATCTGGCTAACGATTACCATTGCTAATTGGGTAATCAACTTTCTTACTCAAGTTCCTAAACAACTAAATCCCTTTGATGGGTTACACCCGATTCTAGTAAATTTCCTGAATTTAGCGGTAGGGCTAGCTGTACCATTACTCAGTATTCTGTTGATTGGGTTGATGGCTCGCAATATTGCTGGGCGGTGGTTGCTAGATTTTGGTGAGCGATTATTACAGGCGATTCCCTTAGCTGGTCAGGTATACAAAACGCTGAAACAGCTTTTGGAAACTCTCCTTAAAGACTCTAACAACAAATTTCGGCGGGTTATTTTAGTAGAGTATCCCCGCAAAGGAATATGGGCGATCGCTTTTGTCACAGGTGCGATCGGGAATGAAATTCAAGCCCAAATGTCTCGCCCCATGTTAAGTATTTTCATCCCCAGCACCCCCAACCCGACCACAGGATGGTATGCCGTAGTTCCAGAAGATGATGTAGTCAACCTGTCTATTTCGGTGGAAGATGCCTTTAAAGTAATAGTCTCTGGAGGGATTGTCACCCCCAATACACCCTTATCCCCTCTAGCGATCGCCAAAGAACAAAAACTAGAAAAGTCAACTACTGACATCCAGCATCCCATCATCCCGATCGAAGAAACATAA
- the hpsJ-B gene encoding hormogonium polysaccharide biosynthesis protein HpsJ yields the protein MVNRFTSANTALTLKVVGIILIVSFLLDFLILLLPFQPTNRIWQINLATALVDRGIVPLVGVGALFTGYWMQESSDGPKGFDFRFPVLILSSILGLIFLLIFPLHLNNVRQASTQTVNQISQDAEQAENQLKNQLSQFQAQLNNEQGKAQLEQLRAQAKAQFTELLQDEQKYQEALKSPQIPAAQKELLKRFKANPKELDQFIAQQTDPQGLANQRVAQIRQRKEDASKQAKDNAWKSGIRIGISSLLLAIGYIIIGWTGLRGMGAFQGGKPKGKVPAR from the coding sequence ATGGTTAATCGTTTTACTTCTGCAAATACCGCTCTCACCCTAAAAGTGGTGGGAATAATTTTAATTGTGTCCTTTTTGCTTGACTTTTTGATTCTGTTGCTACCTTTCCAACCCACGAATAGAATCTGGCAAATCAACCTTGCAACCGCACTAGTTGATCGAGGTATCGTACCCTTGGTTGGTGTGGGAGCATTATTTACGGGTTATTGGATGCAGGAATCTAGTGATGGCCCCAAAGGTTTTGACTTCAGATTTCCTGTTTTAATACTGTCTAGCATCTTAGGGTTAATATTCTTGCTGATTTTTCCCTTGCACCTGAACAATGTGCGACAAGCTAGCACTCAAACAGTAAATCAAATTAGCCAAGATGCTGAACAGGCAGAAAACCAACTAAAAAATCAGTTAAGCCAATTCCAAGCGCAATTAAACAATGAGCAAGGTAAAGCTCAGTTAGAACAATTACGCGCCCAAGCAAAAGCTCAGTTTACGGAATTACTCCAAGACGAGCAAAAATATCAAGAAGCACTCAAGAGTCCCCAAATTCCAGCCGCGCAAAAAGAACTGCTCAAGAGATTTAAAGCCAATCCCAAAGAACTTGATCAGTTTATTGCCCAGCAAACAGATCCTCAAGGACTAGCTAATCAAAGAGTAGCCCAAATTCGCCAACGCAAGGAAGATGCTTCCAAACAAGCTAAAGACAACGCTTGGAAATCAGGAATAAGAATTGGTATTAGCAGCTTACTCCTGGCTATTGGTTACATCATCATTGGTTGGACTGGGTTAAGAGGTATGGGTGCTTTTCAAGGTGGTAAACCTAAAGGTAAAGTTCCAGCACGTTAA